Sequence from the Chanodichthys erythropterus isolate Z2021 chromosome 12, ASM2448905v1, whole genome shotgun sequence genome:
AGCCTGATAGCTTAGTTTATACACTCATTTGAACATGTCCtacaatataattatatttatgatttttataaatataatcatataatTATGATTTGTTAAACGTctaaatatttcagttttaaatttcaaatttattcacttaatgttatgtttttaCGCTAATTAAGTTTTATCAAGtaatatacattttcattttgttttattaagcaCTATATAGTAAGCtatacatattttacatatatattgTTCGTATATATAAGcgagttctgaaacttacaggatatttgTATAGTACAATGACCTATTATATGTCAAAAGTTTAATTtctcagttcatgacccctttaaaggcaAATCGCACCTTCTCTGGATACCCACAGCAGCGCCCCATATTGACCTAGCGACATATTTACACACAAGAAGCAAACAGcctgaatttaaataaaaaattaaacaacagcaatctcaatttaaaaaaacaatataaaactaaaatttaattataatgtATTGCCTTGTGTTAAGGAAATTGGCCTGATCAAAGGAATGCGAGAACTGACTAAATGTACTTTTGAATGCAATATATGTTGTTTCGAATATGCTTTTGAACGTTTAGAGAACATTTAGGAATAGCGTTTTTATAACTTAATGGGAATAGTTGCAAAATGCTTCTAGAACATTGATAACTTGATAACTAAATTAACTAAACTACATTTGTTTTCAAAAATCTCCAaatcatttagtttttttaatcaattttttgCCAATATACAATCCAGCTGCTCCAACTAAAAACAGACTGCCTCCAGCGAGTAACACCGCTGGTGCCAAAACCAGCTCCGTTACGCCCAGGACGACACCTCCTGTCACCATGGCTGCTGCTCCGACTGGTCCAACTCCTAATGCGACTTTATGTAGGGTTTCCTTAACTTTCTCTAAATATACATCTCTtgctataatttttttaaacctcTCATTTGTGTAGAACTTCCATCCATTTCCCTCTGCTATCTTCCCAATCTTCTCCATCAGTTCCGTGACCTGGTTCTCCTTGTCTTCACTGGTAAATGAGTGATATCTGCTACCAAAACTGTCAGTAATCCCCTGAAGATCTGGACTGTCTTTGCTTTGCTCATCTAACGATTTCCCCCTCAGCTGATCAGCGTGAGTGAACAGAACGATGGTGTAACATGCAGCATCTCCTCCAATGTTCTCATGAACCCATGTCATTATGTTTGTCTCTTCCTCTTCAAATCTCGAATCCAGTCTGATCACCAGCAGAAACACATGAGGACCAGGAGCAGACTTGATGACAAACTTCTCTATTTCATTCTTGATCTTCTTCTCTGCTGCATCAATCAGTCCTGGAGTGTCGATTATTGTGATGCTCTTTCCATTCACATGTGCTTCTTTTAGCTCACAGGTTTCAGTAGCAGCATTTCTCCTTTCAAAACTTTGTCCTACAATGGTTTCTACTGCACTGGTCTTTCCTGATCCAGTTTTACCCAGCAGCACAATTCTCGGTTTCCCAGACCCTGTCGATCAGAATTTCAAATAAAGCAGAGCAATTACAATCCAGACATTAAAAACAAGTAGACTAAATAGAGTTAATGATTTAGGTACAACAAGTGAAACAGCTAGATTTACACGCAACCTAATAATCCATTTCTAATTGGATTGATGGCTAAGTTAAATTGAAAAGCTTTTATGGAAACTCAATTTGAATGAAATTTCAATCAGACTGAAAGGCCTGGCGTAGACCTTAAATCATCCAACTGTGCTCTTAGAGTTACAGATGTATTTACAAATAGCCTTCAAATCATCTCCCACAACAAGTGCAATTCACACTTTGACTGTTGGATCACTTTTTCACTCTTTACTGTACACTCCAAATACAGTTGGGttgaaaaaaaaaggggggaaaaaaacaatatagaCTAACCCAACCATGGGTTATTTAGCATGTTGGGTTGTTCATTTAACTCAACATAATGGTTGATTTATGCTAGAGAAGGAATACTAGCTTATTTTTACTTCATACATGGGTTAATATTTCCATGTTAActtaaaaatctgtaaaataaacaaaacaaatgtttactTTGAATGAATACAGTTctaaatacagcatttttataaagtttttattaATGCATACAATAGTACCTACATTTAAACTTGTTTAACCAACAATTTAGACATTAACATTTAGGTTTTATTTGTTAACCAATTAGCCTATAAAATGTTAGTGTTCGAAAACTACCAAACTTATTTTGTCCACCCGCACGATCAAATTCAATTCAATGCACATGTAAACGAATGAATCGGATCGCAATGTTTAGGGTTTATATAAATAGAACTTGAGAATTTTTTTGGCTTGACAAAAATCAAGTTATGTTACCTTGGTGCAGGACTGATCAAGACAAAATGAGCAGAACCAGAATAAATTTTTTCTTACACTGttgtttatatcatttaataacatttttcaaaGACAAAGAAAGACACATACACACTTACAGAACTGTGATCTATCTACTATCCTGCTCTGAGCATCCTGGTACATCTCATCAGTGTAGTGCTTTCCTCCATTCACCTGCATCAACTTCTCAATCTTCTCCAGCAGTTCAGTGACCTGATTGCGGTTCTCCATGTCCTCATTATTGAATGAGATAAATCTGCCACCAACATCATTAACAAGAGCCTGGAGATCTTTACTTTCACTGACATACACATCTAATGGTTTCCCCCTCAGATAATCAGCATGAGTGAACAGAATGATGGTGTAACAAGTAGCTTCTTCTCCAAAGTTCTCCTGAATCCATTTAATTGTGTTTTTCTCCTCCTCTGTGAACCTCACACCCAATCTGATGACCAGCAGAAATGCATGAGGACCAGGAACAGTCATGTAGACACACTTTACTATTTCATCGTTCATTTTCTGTTTTGACATTGTTGTATCAAACAGGCCTGGAGTGTCGATGACTGAGATGATCCGGTCACCCAACTTTACATCTGCTCTCTCACAGGTTCTAGTAACTGACCCTGGTGAAACATCCTCCTTATAATACTTTTGACCCAGGATGGTGTTTCCCGTTGAACTCTTTCCTGATCCAGTTTTACCCACCAGAACAATCGTGAGTTCAGCTGGAATTGCTACTGTGAATCACATTAAACAGAGCATGTGAATGgcatttaaaagaaataagaC
This genomic interval carries:
- the si:dkey-1c7.3 gene encoding uncharacterized protein si:dkey-1c7.3, giving the protein MSDRVPLISKEDGINLAEIKPSAAVRQIKKTSLKLSRLHKSEAHGRTQKRTEDSTIAIPAELTIVLVGKTGSGKSSTGNTILGQKYYKEDVSPGSVTRTCERADVKLGDRIISVIDTPGLFDTTMSKQKMNDEIVKCVYMTVPGPHAFLLVIRLGVRFTEEEKNTIKWIQENFGEEATCYTIILFTHADYLRGKPLDVYVSESKDLQALVNDVGGRFISFNNEDMENRNQVTELLEKIEKLMQVNGGKHYTDEMYQDAQSRIVDRSQFWSGKPRIVLLGKTGSGKTSAVETIVGQSFERRNAATETCELKEAHVNGKSITIIDTPGLIDAAEKKIKNEIEKFVIKSAPGPHVFLLVIRLDSRFEEEETNIMTWVHENIGGDAACYTIVLFTHADQLRGKSLDEQSKDSPDLQGITDSFGSRYHSFTSEDKENQVTELMEKIGKIAEGNGWKFYTNERFKKIIARDVYLEKVKETLHKVALGVGPVGAAAMVTGGVVLGVTELVLAPAVLLAGGSLFLVGAAGLYIGKKLIKKTK